The following is a genomic window from Parabacteroides johnsonii DSM 18315.
CATACTTGATGCAGCGGTGTTTCCGATTCCCATCTCTCCGAAACTGATCACGTTGCACCCATTGTCGTGGCAATCTGTGACAATGTCGGCACCATATTGGATGGCCAATTCCATCTCATCCTGTGTCATGGCCGCTTCATGCAGGAAGTTGCGGGTCCCTTTCCTGATTTTCCGGTCGATCAGCTCCGGGATAGCAGGGAAATCAAAATCCACACCACCGTCGACAATCTTGATTTCGAAGCCGTGTTGGCGTGAAAGGAAACAAATGCCCGCTCCTCCGTTCAGGAAGTTATGTATCACCTGGCGTGTCACTTCTTTGGGTGATTGGCTGACTCCTTCGTCGGCGATCCCGTGGTCGGATGCATATATAACGTTGACCGGATGATGAAGCTCCGGGGATAATGTTTGCTGGATCAGGCCGATTTGAAGTGCAATTTCTTCAAGCGTACCCAGTGACCCTTTGGGCTTCGTCAGATTATCGATTTTGTCCTGCAAGGCTGTGGCAATAGCGATGTCAGGTTTTTGAATGTTGAAAGAGATCATTGTATCGTGTTTTTATTATTTTACCTTCAATGGAATACCGCTCACCATGAGAATAACTTCGTCGGCACGGGATGCGATGTATTGGTTAAGCCAACCTTGCAAGTCCGTGAACCGGCGTTGCACCGCATCGGGAGAAACACCGCCTAACCCGATTTCGTTTGTGACGAAGATCAGATAGGCATCTTGCTCTGTAAATTTATTAAATTCTTCTTTTAACTCGGCGAGGGAACGATTCGTGTCGCCCTCATTGTCGAAGAAAAAGTTCGTTCCCCAGAGAGTGACACAATCGATAACGACGACACGGCCGTCCAGATTGTGGAGACTCAGGTATTTTTCTTCCTCGATATTCGTCCATTCCGGTCCTCGATCGGCCTGATGGCGAAGCACACGCTCGCGGAACTCTTCGTCCCAGACACGTGATGTCGCCAGGTAAACTGGATGGGCCGTCAGTGACAAAGCGAGCTTTTGTGCATATCCGCTTTTTCCGGAACGTTGGCCGCCTGTCACTAAAACGATATGCTTTTTCCCCATTGTCTTATTCTCCTTTCGGTTTATTGCGGGCAGCAGCACGCTTTGCCTTGTTGAGCGGGTTGTTCTTGCTTGTCTTGCGTAACGCTGCTGATTTCGGGGAAGAAGCCAGGCGTTGTGCAACGGCCGACCGTCCTAATGATTTGCCGAATTTGGGGCGCAGCGCTTCTTTTAGCATCTCTTTGTCGATGCCGGTCGTCTTTGTCTCTTTTTTTGTGCTTTCTCCATTGCGTGCAGCATGACGGGCCGCTGCATATTTATTGTATTTTACATATTTGCCGGGGCGCAGGCCTTTTGAGCCGGTTGCCGGGGAAGCCACCTTCTTTTCGGATGCCGTCGTAGGCAAGGGCTTTGTCTTCTTCGCCTTTTTTTCCTGTCCGGCAAGTTCCAGCTTTTGAATATTGATCCGTGCGGAAGAAGTTTGTTTGCCTGTATGCTTTCCGATTTTAACTTGTATATCATCTAGCATGACAATATCGCCTTCCGTCACTTTCTGCCCGACTTGAGGCAGGCTGCCGTTTACGGTGACACGCCCTTCTTCGATGAATTTGTCCGCTTCCCTGCGTGAACAAAGGCCGGAATCACTGATGAGTTTATTTAATCTTACTTCCATTCTATACGTATTTATTTAGTGGATAATTATTGATATTAAACAAACAATAAGCCCCATGGCAAGTTCGGCATTGTTGTTTATTTTGATGGCAATCAACATGTCTTCTGTTGTGAAAGCCCGTTCGTTAGTCCCGATGTAAGGCTTTTCCACCGGTTTCCCGAAATAGTCGTGGGTTCCCCCGAATCGGCAATTTAAGATAGCGGCAAGGGCAGATTCCGGATAGCCTGAATTCGGGCTGGCATGAGCCGGACCGAAACGCTTGACGAAGTCCATTTTGTTTAAATTGCCGGAGACAGCCAGCATCAGCCATGCAGTCAACCGGGCAGGAATATAATTGGCAAGATCGTCGAGCCTTGCAGCAATCTGTCCGAATTCTAAATAGCGTTCATTTTTGTAGCCGATCATCGAATCGAGCGTGTTTACCATCTTGTAGGCTATCATGCCGGGGAGCCCGAGCAGGGCAAACCAAAACATAGGAGCTATCACACCGTCGCTCAGGTTTTCTGCGAGCGTTTCGAGGGCAGCGGCCCGTATCTCTTGTGGGGAGAGGCGGGATGTGTCGCGGCCTACGATCCGCCCGACCTGTCTGCGTCCTTCTTCCGTGCTGCGGTCTACTGCTTCGAAAACGGCTTTCACTTCTTTGATTAGCGTTTTTCCTGCCAGGCAGTAAAAGACACCTATCCCGACTAAAATCGAAGCGAACAGCGGGTAAAAGTACCCGGCAAGTGCCAGTATCCGTTCGCAAAGCAAATAAGTACCGGCAACCAGTACGAGCGCCATGACACCTCCTTTGACAGCTCGATCATTCCCTTTGTTCAGTGTCTTTTCTCCTAAGGAAATCACTTTGCCGAAGCCCACAACCGGATGTGGCCATCCTTCAGGATCGCCCAACAGACGGTCTGCCAGCCATCCACCGATAAACGGGAGGGCTTTTGCCATATAAAACGATTGCTGAAACCAATAATACATATTGGTGGCAAAGGTAAAAATATAATTCCAGTTATGGAATCCATCGCCTATATTCCTCATGATTTACCGAGGTAAAATTGGAGGCGGAAAATATGTTCTTTGTTCTGATACCGGTAGGAAATGTGCAGCCCGTATTGGCGGCAGATCGCTTCGGCTATGGCGAGGCCTAGCCCGGTCGATTCCTTTTTCTTGCTCCCCTGGTAGAAACGTTCGAAGATATGTTCGCTGTCGAGTGGTTCGGTTTGTCCCGTGTTGGCAAGAGTCAGCGAGTTGGTTTGGATCGTGACACGGACGTGCCCTTTTTCCTTGTTATGGATAAAAGCGTTTTTCAGAAGGTTGGAGACGAGTGCTTCCGCCAGTGTCTCGTTCATCGTTATCGTCAGCCGGCCCTGTTCCTCCAGTGAGATCTGTGCTTCGTAGTGGCTGAATATCTCTTTGTAATCATCCAACAGCCGTTTGACAATGCTGTTGATTTCGACCGGACGGCTGTCGGTGAATTGCCCGTTGTCGATCCGGGAGAGGAACAGCAGGGATTTATTCAGCCGGACGATGTAGTTCAGTGTATGCTTGGTTTTGAACAGTTCTTCCATTTGCTCCTCCGTCAGTTCCGTATTGTCGAGCAGCCATTCGATGCGGTTGTTACAAACGGCGAGCGGTGTCTGGAGTTCGTGCGATGCATTGCCGATGAATTGCTTCTGCTGTTTGAATAGCTGTTCCGAACGTTCGACGGCCTGGGCGGCAGCTTCGTTCAGTCTGCGGAATTCCGGGATATGGGTGTCGTTGGGAACAGGTTCGTGCTGCTTGCCCGGCAAATAACTGTCCAGCCAGTGCAGTAGCGCGTATAGCGGGCGCAGGCTCCGG
Proteins encoded in this region:
- a CDS encoding S4 domain-containing protein yields the protein MEVRLNKLISDSGLCSRREADKFIEEGRVTVNGSLPQVGQKVTEGDIVMLDDIQVKIGKHTGKQTSSARINIQKLELAGQEKKAKKTKPLPTTASEKKVASPATGSKGLRPGKYVKYNKYAAARHAARNGESTKKETKTTGIDKEMLKEALRPKFGKSLGRSAVAQRLASSPKSAALRKTSKNNPLNKAKRAAARNKPKGE
- a CDS encoding sensor histidine kinase; its protein translation is MKLIYRILIRLSLALLIVLTVWTVFFYFTMIDEINDEVDDALEDYSETIIIRSLAGKELPSKNDGTNNSYSIRPITREEAGQYPAIEYYDADIYIKEKEETEPARVLRTIFADKDDNYFLLEVSTPSFEKEDLREAVANWILFLYIVLLVTLLTVSIWVFYRSLRPLYALLHWLDSYLPGKQHEPVPNDTHIPEFRRLNEAAAQAVERSEQLFKQQKQFIGNASHELQTPLAVCNNRIEWLLDNTELTEEQMEELFKTKHTLNYIVRLNKSLLFLSRIDNGQFTDSRPVEINSIVKRLLDDYKEIFSHYEAQISLEEQGRLTITMNETLAEALVSNLLKNAFIHNKEKGHVRVTIQTNSLTLANTGQTEPLDSEHIFERFYQGSKKKESTGLGLAIAEAICRQYGLHISYRYQNKEHIFRLQFYLGKS
- the cbiB gene encoding adenosylcobinamide-phosphate synthase CbiB — translated: MYYWFQQSFYMAKALPFIGGWLADRLLGDPEGWPHPVVGFGKVISLGEKTLNKGNDRAVKGGVMALVLVAGTYLLCERILALAGYFYPLFASILVGIGVFYCLAGKTLIKEVKAVFEAVDRSTEEGRRQVGRIVGRDTSRLSPQEIRAAALETLAENLSDGVIAPMFWFALLGLPGMIAYKMVNTLDSMIGYKNERYLEFGQIAARLDDLANYIPARLTAWLMLAVSGNLNKMDFVKRFGPAHASPNSGYPESALAAILNCRFGGTHDYFGKPVEKPYIGTNERAFTTEDMLIAIKINNNAELAMGLIVCLISIIIH
- the cobT gene encoding nicotinate-nucleotide--dimethylbenzimidazole phosphoribosyltransferase — encoded protein: MISFNIQKPDIAIATALQDKIDNLTKPKGSLGTLEEIALQIGLIQQTLSPELHHPVNVIYASDHGIADEGVSQSPKEVTRQVIHNFLNGGAGICFLSRQHGFEIKIVDGGVDFDFPAIPELIDRKIRKGTRNFLHEAAMTQDEMELAIQYGADIVTDCHDNGCNVISFGEMGIGNTAASSMWMTCLTGIPLIDCVGAGSGLDSKGVKHKYNVLKKALAHYKGDNSPLDVIRYFGGYEMVMAVGGMLRAAELKMVILVDGFIMTNCVLAASRLYLEMLPYCIFGHCGDEAGHKRVLDILQAKPLLNLGLRLGEGSGSVCAYPIVDSAVRMINEMHSFQQASITKYF
- a CDS encoding bifunctional adenosylcobinamide kinase/adenosylcobinamide-phosphate guanylyltransferase, giving the protein MGKKHIVLVTGGQRSGKSGYAQKLALSLTAHPVYLATSRVWDEEFRERVLRHQADRGPEWTNIEEEKYLSLHNLDGRVVVIDCVTLWGTNFFFDNEGDTNRSLAELKEEFNKFTEQDAYLIFVTNEIGLGGVSPDAVQRRFTDLQGWLNQYIASRADEVILMVSGIPLKVK